The Zygotorulaspora mrakii chromosome 3, complete sequence genome includes a region encoding these proteins:
- the GCV1 gene encoding glycine decarboxylase subunit T (similar to Saccharomyces cerevisiae GCV1 (YDR019C); ancestral locus Anc_3.246), protein MIARFVIKRFNSTQAASSLKKTALYDLHVQLGGTMVPFAGYAMPVLYNGQTHIESHNWTRNNAGLFDVSHMLQSRLTGAGATDFLHKVTPTDFRSLPSGDGTLSVLLNEKGGIVDDTLVTKQAENDFYIVTNAGCVDRDLQFLQDELKSSKYDCSWDVIQGRSLLALQGPQAHGVLEALLNKGETVGDLYFGLRRTKTLFNGVEIDVARSGYTGEDGFEISIPNENATEFAQLLLDNQVTKPIGLAARDSLRLEAGMCLYGHELDETITPIEAALNWVVSAGRRNVEAGALKFNGYDKIMHQLNNKSHEKVRIAYVYTKKGPAARTGSKIYLPDAKTEVGIVTSGSASPSLNNTNIGQGYVKKGLHKKGTELLVQVRNKFFPIRLAKMPLVPTNYYKH, encoded by the coding sequence ATGATAGCAAGATTTGTCATCAAGAGATTCAATTCGACTCAAGCTGCTTCTAGCTTGAAGAAAACTGCCCTTTACGATCTGCACGTTCAGTTGGGTGGTACAATGGTTCCATTTGCCGGTTATGCTATGCCTGTCCTGTATAATGGTCAAACGCATATTGAGTCGCACAATTGGACGCGGAATAATGCTGGGCTGTTTGATGTCTCTCACATGCTGCAGAGCAGACTTACTGGTGCAGGCGCCACTGATTTTCTACACAAGGTAACTCCTACGGATTTCAGGTCCCTTCCAAGTGGTGATGGCACATTATCGGTTCTATTGAATGAGAAAGGTGGTATTGTTGATGACACATTGGTGACAAAGCAAGCTGAGAATGATTTTTATATAGTCACGAATGCGGGTTGCGTTGATAGGGATCTGCAGTTTTTGCAAGATGAACTTAAATCCTCTAAATATGATTGTTCTTGGGATGTTATTCAAGGTAGATCACTACTGGCTTTGCAAGGTCCACAGGCCCATGGCGTTTTGGAAGCATTGTTGAACAAAGGTGAAACAGTTGGGGACTTGTATTTTGGTTTGAGACGCACAAAGACATTATTCAACGGCGTTGAAATCGATGTTGCTAGATCCGGTTATACCGGAGAGGACGGATTTGAGATTAGTATACCTAACGAAAACGCTACTGAGTTTGCTCAACTGTTATTAGATAACCAAGTGACAAAACCCATCGGTTTAGCAGCAAGAGATAGTTTAAGATTGGAAGCTGGCATGTGCCTCTATGGCCATGAGCTAGATGAAACAATCACACCGATAGAGGCCGCATTGAACTGGGTCGTCTCCGCGGGCAGAAGAAATGTTGAGGCTGGCGCACTAAAATTCAATGGATACGATAAGATAATGCATCAGTTGAATAACAAATCTCACGAAAAGGTGCGCATAGCTTACGTTTATACAAAAAAGGGTCCAGCAGCTAGAACTGGATCCAAGATTTATCTGCCCGATGCTAAAACCGAAGTTGGTATAGTTACTTCCGGTAGTGCGTCACCAAGCTTGAATAACACGAATATTGGTCAAGGCTACGTCAAAAAGGGTCTTCATAAGAAGGGAACAGAATTACTAGTACAGGTAAGAAACAAGTTTTTCCCAATTCGTTTGGCCAAGATGCCGCTTGTACCAACAAATTACTATAAACACTGA
- the QDR3 gene encoding Qdr3p (similar to Saccharomyces cerevisiae QDR3 (YBR043C); ancestral locus Anc_3.245) gives MPADSIRSDLTCESVTHSVKSYKGRGPHDQLDEFMPPRVPQTAPDAQRKHRSKSGDTEIISIVSSKRASMRRLKDPEYLVVRRQRRGLFAQLSLIPELNDARDYPEKVKKIIVFIIAFSSILGPMGTSIIFPAIGPITQSFNTTTIMVNVSVGVYSLSIGIFPLWWSSFSEMHGRRTVYIISFAMLFVFCIATAVSPNINAFIILRVLCGAASASVQSVGAGTISDLYIPEERGKNLGIYYLGPLMAPLLSPIISSLLLTRWSWRSTQWFTVILSGVDVLLIVFFLPETLRIQDNKNAIAMMLLSRMKKAEDSVDISEETRTYDAVSEMNADTGLNPDENQSNNYSSNHDNLQEEIHSDTSSTSTNQFDNHSRQIDKDIEGHPDNEDNESEIKKIMTGASSIRDYPAMNHNIDVGAPQMSRIQSHDPKLELQMREHDIARMKTNMEEELNRLETAKTNISKKSGLENRSTKSQCIRHALYIYFLRPMKSVYFLKYPPVSLAITFSAISFAVLYFVNMTIEYDYSRPPYNFKPLYVGLLYIPNSVTYIFASIYGGKWVDALLKNYKVKHGILAPEARISWNVVTALVSFPISLLIFGWCLGKHCHWVTPLIGTALFGYASMMIIGATVSYIVDSLPGRGATGVALNNLIRQTLAAVAIFVTEPMLTGMGTGWAFTMLTFIIMAASGVLIFLKKNGEYWRENYDLKALYDQVE, from the coding sequence ATGCCAGCAGATAGCATTCGCAGCGACTTAACGTGTGAGTCGGTCACGCATAGTGTAAAATCATATAAAGGACGTGGGCCTCACGACCAGTTAGACGAATTTATGCCACCTCGAGTTCCTCAGACTGCACCTGATGCTCAGAGGAAGCATCGTAGTAAATCTGGTGATACAGAAATAATATCGATTGTATCCTCTAAAAGAGCAAGTATGCGTAGACTGAAGGACCCGGAGTACTTAGTTGTCAGAAGACAGCGAAGGGGTCTTTTTGCCCAATTGTCGCTGATACCAGAGCTCAATGATGCCCGAGATTATCCAGAGaaggtaaaaaaaataatagtGTTCATCATAGCTTTTTCCTCAATATTGGGACCAATGGGTACTTCAATTATCTTTCCAGCGATTGGACCAATAACGCAATCTTTCAATACGACCACAATCATGGTGAATGTTTCGGTTGGTGTTTATTCTTTGAGTATTGGGATATTTCCGCTGTGGTGGTCTTCGTTTTCTGAAATGCATGGAAGGAGAACTGTTTATATCATATCCTTCGCCATGCTATTTGTTTTCTGCATTGCAACGGCAGTCTCCCCTAATATCAATGCTTTCATAATATTGAGAGTACTCTGTGGTGCCGCGTCAGCATCAGTGCAATCCGTGGGAGCAGGTACTATATCAGATCTGTACATCCCAGAAGAGAGAGGTAAAAATTTGGGGATTTATTATTTAGGCCCCCTTATGGCTCCTCTACTCTCACCCATTATTTCTTCGTTATTACTCACAAGATGGTCGTGGAGATCTACTCAATGGTTCACGGTCATTCTTTCAGGCGTCGATGTACTAttaattgtattttttttacctGAGACCCTTAGAATACAAGATAACAAGAATGCTATTGCGATGATGTTATTGTCGAGAATGAAGAAAGCTGAAGATAGTGTTGACATTAGTGAAGAAACAAGGACATATGATGCAGTAAGTGAGATGAACGCAGATACAGGCTTAAATCCCGATGAAAACCAGAGCAATAATTATTCATCAAATCACGATAATTTGCAAGAAGAGATACATTCAGACACATCTTCAACAAGCACAaatcaatttgataatCATTCTAGACAGATTGACAAGGACATCGAAGGGCACCCAgataatgaagataatgaatcggaaatcaaaaaaataatgacGGGCGCTAGTAGCATACGGGATTATCCTGCAATGAATCACAACATTGATGTGGGAGCCCCACAAATGTCTCGAATTCAATCTCATGATCCAAAATTGGAACTTCAAATGAGAGAACACGATATAGCAAGAATGAAGACAAATATGGAGGAAGAATTGAACAGACTAGAGACGGCGAAGAcaaatatctcaaaaaaaagtggCTTAGAAAACCGTTCTACCAAGTCTCAATGCATAAGACATGCGCTGTATATTTATTTCTTAAGGCCGATGAAATCAGTTTACTTTTTAAAATATCCACCAGTGTCATTAGCTATCACATTTTCTGCAATATCTTTTGCAGTATTATACTTCGTCAACATGACAATCGAGTACGATTATTCAAGACCGCCTTACAATTTTAAACCATTATACGTTGGTTTACTCTATATTCCAAATTCAGTAACATATATCTTTGCATCCATCTATGGAGGAAAATGGGTAGATGcgcttttgaaaaattacaaagtCAAACATGGAATACTGGCACCAGAAGCCCGTATATCATGGAATGTGGTCACAGCACTAGTATCCTTCCCAATCTCGTTGCTTATTTTCGGATGGTGCCTTGGCAAGCACTGCCATTGGGTAACACCTCTCATAGGAACGGCTCTATTTGGGTATGCATCAATGATGATTATCGGAGCAACAGTTTCATATATTGTGGATTCTTTGCCTGGAAGAGGTGCAACAGGTGTTGCATTGAACAACTTGATCAGGCAAACATTAGCTGCAGTGGCTATTTTTGTGACTGAGCCAATGCTGACAGGAATGGGGACAGGATGGGCCTTTACAATGCTCACATTTATTATCATGGCAGCTAGTGGCGTCCTgattttcttgaagaaaaacgGTGAATACTGGAGAGAAAACTATGATTTAAAAGCGCTTTATGATCAAGTAGAGTAG
- the FAT1 gene encoding long-chain fatty acid transporter FAT1 (similar to Saccharomyces cerevisiae FAT1 (YBR041W); ancestral locus Anc_3.243) — MCFQSISRIFVKLWIHLLRLLRLIILPFWLLLKFIVQKPFAQLDQRYRIKDDFYIIPYFLKNLLCYTIKVKRNKFQYWYLFQKQVEENGDRLIINYPRPLAEKGEYQLETYTYREFNDIVLRLSHVLHFQNGVNPGDHIGVSCTNKPLFLFLLFSLWNIGAIPALLNYNTLGKPLVHSLKIAKVTKVFIDPLASDPMKQTEELINETLPEVQLNYLDEDSLTRDILDFQSPQFLQEDSARSPPGLTDYKPAMFIFTSGTTGLPKSAIMSWRKASFACQLFSHVFHMTNFSTVFTAMPLFHSTAGLLGLCAIISQGGCLAMANKFSATFFWKQVYLTKATHVQYVGEICRYLLQSPVSKYEHMHCAKVAYGNGLRPDIWQKFKRRFNIEVIGEFYAATEAPFATTNYQKGDFAVGACKNYGSIIQWFLSFQHTLVKMDPDDDSIIYRNSKGFCEKPEVGEPGEMIMRIFFPKKPETSFQGYLGNKKETESKVIRNVFRKGDAYYRCGDLFKADNDGLLYFLDRLGDTFRWKSENVSTTEVEDQIMTSNDKQFAQVVVVGVKVPKYEGRAGYAILKLVNHDLSEEEKLNLLNKMLLHLKQELPKYALPIFVKLVNSIQMTDTNKIAKKVYKNEVLPHGTDGKDTIYWLKSYQEYIRLTDEDWNAICSQTIKL; from the coding sequence ATGTGCTTTCAATCTATCTCACGCATATTTGTAAAACTCTGGATACATCTCCTAAGGCTACTTCGACTGATTATTTTACCTTTTTGGTTATTGCTTAAATTTATAGTACAAAAACCATTCGCGCAACTAGATCAAAGATATAGGATTAAAGACGATTTTTATATtattccatattttttaaaaaatctaTTATGTTATACTATCAAAGTTAAAAGGAACAAGTTTCAGTATTGGTACCTGTTTCAAAAGCAAGTTGAGGAAAATGGTGATCGACTAATAATCAATTATCCAAGGCCATTAGCAGAAAAGGGTGAGTATCAATTGGAAACCTATACCTATAGAGAATTCAATGATATCGTTTTAAGACTATCGCATGTACtacattttcaaaatggtgTTAATCCAGGTGATCACATCGGTGTCAGTTGCACAAATAAACCActtttcttatttcttctATTCTCATTATGGAATATAGGTGCAATCCCAGCTTTACTCAACTACAATACGTTAGGTAAGCCTTTGGTACATTCGTTGAAGATTGCTAAAGTGACAAAAGTTTTTATCGATCCCCTGGCCAGTGATCCGATGAAGCAAACAGAAGAATTAATCAACGAAACTCTCCCTGAGGTTCAATTGAACTATCTAGATGAAGATTCGCTAACAAGAGATATATTGGATTTTCAATCTCCACAGTTTTTACAAGAGGATAGCGCAAGATCGCCTCCAGGCTTGACTGACTATAAACCCGCAATGTTTATTTTCACTTCTGGTACTACTGGTTTGCCAAAATCCGCAATAATGTCATGGAGAAAAGCGAGTTTTGCATGCCAACTTTTTAGTCATGTCTTTCATATGACTAATTTTAGTACTGTATTTACTGCAATGCCGctatttcattcaacaGCTGGATTATTAGGTTTGTGTGCAATCATCTCCCAAGGAGGATGCCTCGCTATGGCTAATAAATTTTCTGCTACTTTCTTTTGGAAACAAGTGTACCTAACAAAAGCAACTCATGTTCAATACGTTGGTGAAATTTGTAGGTATTTACTTCAATCGCctgtttcaaaatatgaaCATATGCATTGTGCCAAGGTTGCTTATGGAAACGGATTAAGACCTGATATTTGGCAAAAATTTAAAAGGAGATTTAACATTGAAGTAATAGGTGAATTTTATGCAGCAACAGAAGCCCCATTTGCAACAacaaattatcaaaagGGAGATTTTGCAGTTGGTGCTTGTAAAAACTATGGTTCAATTATCCAATGGTTTTTGAGTTTTCAGCATACTTTAGTTAAAATGGATCCCGATGATGATTCCATCATTTATAGAAACTCAAAAGGTTTCTGTGAAAAACCTGAAGTTGGTGAGCCAGGTGAAATGATTATGAGGATTTTCTTCCCCAAGAAACCAGAAACATCCTTTCAAGGTTACCTGGgcaataaaaaagaaactgaatCCAAAGTTATTCGTAACGTTTTTAGAAAAGGTGATGCATATTATAGATGTGGTGACCTTTTCAAAGCTGATAACGATGGGCTTTTATATTTCCTTGATAGATTAGGTGATACCTTTAGGTGGAAATCAGAAAATGTCTCTACAACTGAAGTAGAGGATCAGATAATGACTAGTAATGACAAACAGTTTGCCCAAGTCGTTGTCGTTGGGGTCAAGGTGCCAAAATATGAGGGAAGAGCAGGCTATGCTATATTAAAATTAGTCAATCATGATTtatctgaagaagaaaagcttaaccttttgaataaaatgcttcttcatctgaaGCAAGAGTTGCCAAAGTATGCCCTACCAATTTTTGTGAAATTGGTGAACTCGATTCAAATGACAGATACCAACAAAATCGCGAAAAAAGTCTACAAAAATGAAGTACTGCCACATGGAACCGATGGAAAGGATACAATTTATTGGCTGAAGAGCTATCAAGAATATATACGGTTGACTGATGAGGATTGGAATGCCATCTGTTCTCAAACAATCAAATTATAA
- the TCM62 gene encoding Tcm62p (similar to Saccharomyces cerevisiae TCM62 (YBR044C); ancestral locus Anc_3.247), which produces MLKHVFKPTYASLITVRRIKTLHTPVFTTDNNFTKSALLEGVRLLDDILNSSSHENTLLYTSKYMSKPQLITSENQIQMQHVIREFLDRWQIEEASMNRYPIDVRKKLGKIGLQLYLGCNDMNLSPIGTTLTRILMEQYNRCPERETLEGIQRSINLVRAILKQNKLIIRDKKSINALVEKMTNTEKDCATLRRALQAVDYKLVSDETIRIVKGRKTFDELELSKGWRFPAGLFDTNEAYSRSIGLPEKKLIDVSEDMLVLVFDGTLRDANKILPTINYASKIEKSLLLIINGDCVGDALMSITINNNKNKRKGNKSKTLIIKYNSAANGNLSLQENNDLIKFLKLPKGFGSIYSPEFSSYVPSKMCSDLYYGKLESIKATNGEAFLYNSMDWKNQDSENKFLQVTVTLRIGGHSEFEINHRRAHLDNLINNILCVGLSDGFVPTYGVALAKTIPSIDALKKNERNLKVRGALDSCITAFSAPMEIAMKNAYGYSRFEISKIVSETIESRDFLSAKIEADSAEVQNFADLGFLEPWKKLDQCLANVLSFVRLLDSCQYIVARVFEKPKKGGK; this is translated from the coding sequence ATGCTCAAGCATGTTTTCAAGCCAACATATGCTTCACTCATCACGGTTCGGCGTATCAAAACGTTACATACACCTGTCTTTACAACGGACAATAACTTCACCAAAAGCGCCCTTTTAGAAGGTGTACGACTACTAGATGATATTCTAAACTCTTCTTCTCATGAAAATACATTACTTTACACCAGCAAATACATGTCGAAACCTCAGTTAATAACTTCAGAGAACCAGATACAAATGCAACATGTTATAAGAGAATTTTTGGATAGATGGCAGATTGAAGAGGCCTCAATGAACAGGTATCCAATTGACGtaaggaaaaaattaggCAAAATAGGTTTACAGCTATATTTGGGTTGCAATGATATGAATCTTAGCCCCATCGGTACAACTTTAACACGTATATTAATGGAACAGTATAACAGATGTCCCGAAAGAGAGACCCTGGAAGGAATACAAAGATCCATAAATCTCGTACGAGCGATATTGAAGCAAAACAAACTGATAATTAGAGACAAAAAAAGCATCAATGCTCTAGtagaaaaaatgacaaataCAGAAAAAGATTGTGCAACACTGAGGCGTGCACTCCAAGCAGTGGATTATAAACTTGTTTCCGATGAAACAATAAGAATCGTGAAGGGTAggaaaacttttgatgagTTAGAACTGTCCAAGGGCTGGAGATTTCCTGCAGGCCTGTTTGACACAAACGAAGCGTATTCGCGGTCTATTGGGTTACCTGAAAAAAAGCTTATTGATGTCAGCGAAGATATGTTAGTGCTTGTTTTTGATGGTACTTTAAGAGAtgcaaataaaattttaCCGACAATCAATTACgcatcaaaaattgaaaaatctttgctCCTAATTATAAATGGTGATTGTGTAGGAGATGCATTGATGTCGATAACCATAAACAACAATAAGAACAAACGTAAAGGAAACAAAAGCAAGACTCTTATTATCAAATACAACTCGGCGGCTAATGGTAATCTATCCTTACAAGAGAATAATGATCttatcaaatttctcaaactTCCCAAGGGTTTCGGCAGCATTTACTCACCCGAATTCAGCTCCTACGTTCCTAGTAAGATGTGCTCCGATCTTTATTACGGAAAGTTAGAATCGATCAAGGCAACAAACGGAGAGGCTTTTCTTTACAATTCAATGGACTGGAAAAACCAAGACTCTGAAAATAAGTTTCTCCAGGTTACTGTAACCCTACGCATTGGTGGTCATAGTGAGTTTGAGATCAATCACAGACGGGCTCATCTGGATAACCTGATTAATAACATCTTGTGCGTAGGGCTGTCCGATGGGTTCGTCCCAACTTATGGAGTAGCATTAGCCAAGACAATTCCCTCGATTGATGCTCTCAAGAAGAATGAACGTAATCTCAAAGTCAGGGGAGCCTTAGATTCTTGCATTACAGCCTTTAGCGCCCCGATGGAGATCGCTATGAAGAATGCCTACGGCTACAGCAGATTTGAGATCAGCAAAATAGTATCAGAAACCATTGAATCCCGAGACTTTTTAAGTGCAAAAATAGAGGCAGATTCTGCAGAGGTTCAAAACTTTGCAGATCTAGGTTTTCTGGAGCCTTGGAAGAAACTTGACCAATGTTTAGCCAACGTTTTGAGTTTTGTAAGACTTCTAGACAGCTGCCAATATATTGTCGCGCGGGTCTTTGAGAAACCAAAGAAAGGTGGCAAATAG
- the FAL1 gene encoding ATP-dependent RNA helicase FAL1 (similar to Saccharomyces cerevisiae FAL1 (YDR021W); ancestral locus Anc_3.249) gives MSFDRSEDSKLKFKTSRKLKISPTFESMNLKDDLLRGIYSYGFEAPSAIQSRAISQIISGKDVIAQAQSGTGKTATFTIGALQAIQLKRKDLQALVLSPTRELASQICQVVCNLGDYMNVKAFAITGGKTLKDDIKKIQSNGCHVVSGTPGRVLDMIKRQILQTRNVSMLILDEADELLSETLGFKQQIYDIFTKLPKACQVVVVSATMSKDILEITKKFMSQPVKILVKKDEISLEGIKQYFVDVDKEEWKFDTLCDLYDSLTITQGVIFCNTKKKVEWLAQKMSQSNFAVVAMHGDMKQEDRDKVMNDFRTGHSRVLISTDVWARGIDVQQVSLVINYDLPEIMENYIHRIGRSGRFGRKGTAINFITTTDVSKLKQIEKYYCIRIKAMPASLSDL, from the coding sequence ATGTCATTTGACAGGAGTGAGGATTCGAAACTGAAGTTCAAGACTTCCAGAAAACTTAAAATCTCACCGACTTTTGAGTCAATGAACTTGAAAGATGACTTGCTGCGAGGAATTTATTCATATGGGTTTGAAGCTCCTTCTGCTATTCAGTCGCGTGCAATCTCACAAATAATATCTGGAAAGGATGTTATTGCGCAGGCCCAATCAGGTACAGGTAAGACTGCCACCTTTACTATTGGTGCGCTACAAGCAATACAActgaagagaaaagattTGCAAGCATTAGTGTTATCACCGACACGAGAGTTAGCTAGTCAGATTTGTCAAGTTGTTTGCAATCTTGGAGACTACATGAATGTGAAAGCATTCGCCATTACTGGTGGCAAGACTCTAAAGGACGATATAAAAAAGATACAGAGTAATGGCTGTCATGTTGTGAGCGGAACGCCCGGGAGGGTACTAGATATGATCAAAAGACAGATTTTACAAACAAGGAATGTATCAATGTTAATCTTGGACGAAGCTGATGAGTTATTAAGTGAGACTTTGGGTTTTAAACAACAAatttatgatatttttacaaaattgCCCAAGGCCTGCCAAGTTGTTGTGGTTAGTGCCACTATGAGTAAAGATATCCTAgaaataacaaaaaaattcatgtCTCAACCGGTAAAGATTTTGGTTAAAAAGGATGAAATATCTTTGGAAGGGATCAAACAATATTTTGTTGACGTTGATAAAGAGGAATGGAAATTCGATACCCTGTGCGATCTTTATGACTCATTAACAATAACTCAAGGTGTCATATTTTGtaatacaaagaaaaaggtaGAGTGGTTGGCACAAAAAATGTCGCAATCCAATTTTGCAGTGGTGGCGATGCACGGTGATATGAAACAAGAAGACAGAGATAAAGTAATGAACGACTTCAGGACTGGCCATTCAAGGGTTTTAATTTCAACCGATGTATGGGCCCGTGGTATTGACGTGCAACAAGTTTCTTTAGTGATAAACTACGATCTGCCCGAAATTATGGAGAATTATATTCATCGTATTGGTAGAAGTGGGAGGTTCGGTCGTAAAGGTACGGCTATTAACTTCATCACCACCACCGATGTATCAAAGCTGAAgcagattgaaaaatactaCTGTATACGGATAAAAGCCATGCCAGCCAGCCTGTCCGATCTGTAA
- a CDS encoding lysophospholipid acyltransferase family protein (similar to Saccharomyces cerevisiae CST26 (YBR042C) and YDR018C; ancestral locus Anc_3.244) has product MMGLGENLFKIWRIALMVMSVALLLYGVTSLVVTQIIFKLFCVNNSVKLQHGINLTKRSFISLLISILVMVAPSSVRITTDNTSISKGTFFKSNGNIKSTLKKRNIIFANHQIYTDWVFLWWLSSTSNLAGNIFIILKKSLESIPVFGYGMKNYKFIFLSRKWAQDEIALHNGLGSIDADSRGEGPLSNKKPIHSDPDGKLYWNTADVDKSQYHWPYSLILFPEGTNLSANTRQKSAAYAAKTDKVPFQNVLLPHITGLRTAIQLLKPSLEAVYDITIGYSGVKKEEYGELVYRLPNIFIKGKSPKLVDMHIRAFNVTDIPCDDEEEFTKWLYNVWQEKDDLMETYYKKGSFDLDPELDHSVMGKFEMSPLPFLFTSLFPAIFFSALFGVAYLLFIKR; this is encoded by the coding sequence ATGATGGGGCTGGGTGAAAACCTCTTTAAGATATGGAGGATCGCACTAATGGTAATGTCAGTTGCACTTTTACTTTATGGAGTTACTTCATTAGTAGTTACTCAGATCATATTCAAACTATTCTGTGTAAATAACTCCGTCAAGCTACAGCATGGAATCAACCTAACAAAGAGATCTTTCATTTCGTTATTGATCTCGATTTTGGTCATGGTGGCTCCTTCCTCTGTAAGAATTACCACAGATAATACATCAATATCCAAGGGCACATTCTTTAAGTCGAATGGTAATATAAAATCAACATTAAAGAAAAGGAACATTATTTTTGCTAATCATCAAATTTACACGGACTGGGTATTTCTTTGGTGGCTCTCTTCAACTTCCAATTTGGCCGGgaacattttcattataCTGAAGAAATCACTGGAATCGATTCCAGTATTCGGTTATGGTATGAAAAACTATAAATTTATCTTTCTGAGTAGAAAGTGGGCACAGGATGAGATTGCTTTACATAATGGGCTTGGAAGCATCGATGCTGATTCCAGAGGCGAAGGGCCGCTATCAAACAAGAAACCGATCCATTCCGATCCCGATGGTAAACTTTATTGGAATACAGCTGATGTAGATAAATCTCAATATCATTGGCCATATAGCTTGATTTTGTTTCCCGAGGGTACCAATTTGAGTGCTAACACTAGACAGAAGAGTGCGGCATATGCTGCAAAGACTGACAAAGTGCCCTTTCAAAATGTTCTCTTACCGCATATAACTGGATTGAGAACTGCTATTCAATTGCTGAAGCCTAGTCTTGAGGCTGTATACGACATCACAATTGGTTACTCCGGCgtaaaaaaggaagaataTGGGGAATTAGTATATAGGCTGCCAAATATATTCATCAAAGGGAAAAGTCCTAAGCTTGTGGACATGCATATAAGAGCATTCAATGTTACTGATATACCTTGtgatgatgaggaggaATTCACAAAATGGCTATACAATGTTTGGCAAGAAAAGGATGATCTGATGGAGACGTATTATAAAAAGGGCTCCTTTGATCTAGACCCTGAATTAGATCATTCTGTAATgggaaaatttgaaatgagTCCTCTACCATTCCTATTTACGTCTTTATTTCCGGCGATTTTCTTCTCGGCATTATTTGGCGTTGcatatttattatttatcAAGAGGTAA
- the DAS2 gene encoding putative uridine kinase DAS2 (similar to Saccharomyces cerevisiae YDR020C; ancestral locus Anc_3.248) — protein sequence MPGHIRRVIVAIGGGHATGVMEAGLQIKKSLNKLFPSTTVTIIDLDSKATTPIRTYTNKDYDFDQVYEGLVNTECLGDTAPSDDSSHDSLELVLLCGCYALFDPKINSLTHLKVFLDSDGDTRLINLIKLNKISDGDQLAVLIAEYMEHLRVEMQKYIAPTRANADLIIPCSNDLTGYAIITDGIVKIMEDIRGNGDSSNAASKLFPLLVDFEAERMDVQKERYYDLS from the coding sequence ATGCCAGGACATATTCGCCGTGTCATCGTAGCGATTGGAGGTGGGCACGCCACTGGTGTGATGGAAGCTGGCTTACAGATCAAAAAGTCTCTGAACAAATTGTTCCCTTCCACTACTGTTACCATAATAGACTTGGATAGTAAAGCTACAACACCAATCCGGACATATACAAACAAAGACTACGATTTTGATCAAGTTTACGAGGGCTTAGTCAATACAGAATGTTTGGGAGATACAGCGCCTTCCGATGACTCTTCCCACGATTCTCTTGAGTTAGTCCTTTTGTGTGGCTGTTATGCGCTTTTCGACCCTAAAATTAATAGTTTAACTCATCTAAAAGTATTTCTGGACAGTGATGGTGATACAAGGCTAATTAATTTAATAAAGCTTAATAAAATATCTGATGGGGATCAATTGGCGGTCTTGATTGCGGAGTATATGGAGCATTTGCGCGTCGAGATGCAAAAGTATATTGCACCAACAAGAGCAAATGCAGATCTGATCATACCTTGCTCGAACGATCTTACCGGCTATGCAATTATAACTGATGGTATAGTTAAAATTATGGAGGATATTAGAGGCAATGGtgattcttcaaatgcCGCCTCAAAGCTATTCCCCCTTTTGGTAGACTTTGAAGCTGAAAGAATGGATGTGCAGAAGGAAAGGTATTACGACCTTTCGTAG